CTTTCCAGATTTCCCAATAACGGATTCCCATCCGAGTGTGGACTTGTAAGAACTCCTCAATTTCCTTTCCCTTGTTTTTTTCTACAATGACTGGAGCAATACCTAAATCCAATTTTCGGTTGAGAATAGAATCGATTTCTTCTTTGGCCAGATGTGTCACTTTTTCACAATCATCTTTTCTTTCTGTAAGTAATGTTTTGTTTTTCTCACAAAAGGTTGCTGATTGGAAGTGTGAACCGGTTTCTAAAATCTCATCCAACTGTTTTGTGACCGACTTTTTGCATTGGGCAAAGGAAGTGATCAAAAAAAAACAGAAAAGAAGATAAAAACAAAACTTCACAATCAATCCTTTTTGTCTTGGGCTAGGTTTGCTAATTGGTCAGCTCGAGAGTTTTGTTCTCGAGGGATGTATTGAATTTCAAAGTTTTGGAAAGATGATTTTAAAGAATCGCATTTGTTTTTAAAAACAAGTAAGTCTTTGTTTTTTACTTTGTATTCGCCTTTCATCTGTTTGACGACAAGTTCTGAATCCAAACGGAATCGAATTTTTTGAAGATTTTGGTTGATGGCTTCTTCCATCCCTCGATGTAAAGCTTGCCATTCTGCTACATTGTTTGTTGCGTTTCCGATTTTTTCAGAAAGAAAAAAAAATTCGACTCCATCATTGTTTTGAAACGAAACACCGATCGCTGCAGGTCCTGGATTTCCACGGGAACTACCGTCACAGTAAATGAAGGTGGTATCTTTTGTCGACATAGCCGACAGTCTTTTCTGCGTATCAATCCTCACCAATCAAAAACATGAACTGATCATAAAAAAATCTTTTGGATTCTGATTTATGAAGGACTTTTTTGCCGTGTCGTGGTAAACGGAGCGTATTGGGTGGCGGGTGGATAACCCCACCCAGTCTCAATAGGGCGGGGAGATCTACCCAAAAATCCCAACCTGCCCAAAAAGGATAATACATGACCGAACGGGGATTTGGTGCCCTTACCATGTTTGAAAATCGCCTTCGCAAATTAAAGAAGGAACGCGAAAAATGGGCAAAAAGAGAATCAATTGAATGTTATCGTATTTATTCTGAAGACATTCCACAAATACCATGCATTTTGGATCGGTATCCCAGCGGATTGGTATTGTATGACAAAAGTTCATTGCGATTTCAAGCCGAAGAAGGTCATGATGATCGTTTCGACAGAATTGCAACAATTGTAAGAGATGTATTCCAAATCACCGAAGGACAACTGTTTCTAAAACGACGTAAAAAACAAAAAGGCTCAGACCAATACGACAAATTAGCCATCGAAGGAAATTTTGAATGGGTAAAGGAATCAAATTTAGAATTTCGTATCAATCTATCTGATTATTTAGATACAGGCCTTTTTTTGGATCATCGTATTACAAGAGATTGGATTAGAAAAACCTCACAGGGAAAATCAGTATTAAATTTATTTTCTTATACTGGTGCATTCTCCGTTTACGCCGCGTCAGGTGGTGCAAAAAAAACAAAAAGTGTGGATCTCTCCAAAACTTATTGTGATTGGGCTTTAAAAAATCTCGAACATAATGGTTTTAAGTCGACAAATCATCAAATAGTCAATGCTGATATTTTGCAATGGATCGAAGAAGAAACCAAAAATCCAAACAGGGAACGTTATGATTTAATTTTCTTGGATCCTCCAACCTTTTCTAATAGTAAAAAAATGCGAGAAGAGTGGGACGTCCAAACAAAACATAGAAATCTTCTGTTGTTACTATTAACAAAATTTCTTTCTGATAATGGTGAGATTTGGTTTTCTACCAATTTTAGAAAATTTAAAATGGAAGTTGTGGATGAAGAGTGGAACGAACGGGGTTTTCTTTGTATCAATCGAACCAAGGAATCGATTCCTGCAGACTTTCGTGATGAAAAAATTCATCAGTTGTTCTGCATCAAACCCGATTCCAAAAATTAACAGTTAATATTTAACAAAAGGATCAATTCGTTCTGCGAGGATCCTACGATTTTCGCCAGATTGTAACGATAAAATTCCTCTCATGATGGCTTGTCGTTCGTTACTCTCGCGTTTGGCGACAACTTTGAGTTGGTTCGAAATAGGGAGTAAAATTAAGTTTGCAAATGAGATCCCATAAAAAGTGGCAATGAAGGCCGTTGCTATCCCTTGTCCCAGAACCTTTGTTCCACCATCTAAATTTTCGAGAACCGTGACAAGTCCTAACACAGTACCAATGATTCCGACTGTGGGAGAAAAACCTGCTGCTGTTTCAAAAACTTTCGCAGATTTCATATCATTCTTTTCTTCTTCTTCGTGTGCTTCCCATAAAATTTCTTCAATGGTTCTTGGATCTGAGCCATCTACAATCAGTTGAATCCCTTTCTGTAAAAATGGATTATCTAATTTTTTTGCTTCGTCTTCTAACGACAATAGGCCATCTTTTCTAGCTTTTTCCCAAAATCGAAAAAATATAAGTTTGAGATCTCTTTCTTTTTTTCTCGAAAGAGCAAACCTTGTATCTCTTACGGCCTTCGTTACTTGGGAAATGGAATAAGATGCGAATGTTGCACCTAACGTTCCACCTACGATGAGTAACATCGCGGGAAGATGGAAAAAGGATCTTAGCGATGCGCCTTCGATTAATATTGCAACAAACACCGATAAAACGGCTGCGAGGATTCCGAGTAGTGTAGAATGGATCATTGAATTCTTGCCTCTCTCACATCAGGTCGAACACTCAACCTTCTAAGTGAATCTTTTTTTTCTATAACTTCGTTTTTAAGTCTTTCCCAAATCACTGAATCAGGGTTTTCTCTGATCCTTGAGCTGATGATAGGTTCTACTTCTTTCCAATTTTCTTGGTTTATAAACAACCGAACGCGTGCTAACTCAAGTTCATTGGCTTGGTCAATGTGGTTGTTTACGCGATAAAATCGTTCCAATGAACTCATCGTACGGAGTGCATTGTTCCAATCCCCTAACGATTCAAACATCGGAATCAGCGAATTCCAAGCGAATTCCTGAAATTCAACATCCGAACTTAGGTCTTCTAAAATAGGAATGTATTCAGCTTCTGGAGTCGTAAATTTTAAACTATTAAAAGCAATTCTGAGTATATCTGGTTTTGGAGGTTCAAATTTTCTTGCGATTGCAATTGCATCTAATGCTAGTTTGTTTTGTCCTATTGTGTGGTAAAATCTTGCATATTCTGCAAAGGATTCATAATAAAGATGTTTGATCTCAAGTGCATCTTTTCTTAAATCTCCAGACGAATATTTCAAAACGGAATCAATGACTGCTACCACTTCCTGGGTTGTTGCATTATCTAATTTTTCAGCAAAATATTTTAACTTCCAATCTACTGGCAAACTATTAGCAAAACCAATTTTTGATTCTAAATAACTAGGATAATAAATATCAAAATTCCAATACGATTTTCGACTCAAAAGAGATAACGCATTGATATGATGGAACTGGTTGGATTTGTTTCTCGTTGTGAGGATTAAAAATGGATGTTGTTCCTGGCTTAATCTTTCAATATAGGAGATAATTTGTGATTGGTTGGAGCTAAGGCCTAACACCACAGTTTTATCTTTGATTTCCGAATGTTTTGGCAAAAATGGATTCGATTCAAACGGTAATACAGATTTATAATAAATATAATCCTTTTTATTAAAAGTAATGTTGGTGATCGCAAAAGGAATCGGATCAAATATTTCTTTTTTGGAAAAAGGAGAACTGGTTCTAATCGTTGGTGGTGAAAAGAAAAGTAAAACGATTAAAGTTGCAGCAGCCAACATCAAAATCCTGGGCAAACGTACAATATGTTTCTGCATTAAATAAGGATAAACTAAAACAGGAACGAATAACAAAGCTGAGACGGTTCGGATTCCCATTGGTAAATTCCAGAAATAT
The window above is part of the Leptospira mtsangambouensis genome. Proteins encoded here:
- a CDS encoding ribonuclease HI family protein, encoding MSTKDTTFIYCDGSSRGNPGPAAIGVSFQNNDGVEFFFLSEKIGNATNNVAEWQALHRGMEEAINQNLQKIRFRLDSELVVKQMKGEYKVKNKDLLVFKNKCDSLKSSFQNFEIQYIPREQNSRADQLANLAQDKKD
- a CDS encoding class I SAM-dependent methyltransferase; translation: MTERGFGALTMFENRLRKLKKEREKWAKRESIECYRIYSEDIPQIPCILDRYPSGLVLYDKSSLRFQAEEGHDDRFDRIATIVRDVFQITEGQLFLKRRKKQKGSDQYDKLAIEGNFEWVKESNLEFRINLSDYLDTGLFLDHRITRDWIRKTSQGKSVLNLFSYTGAFSVYAASGGAKKTKSVDLSKTYCDWALKNLEHNGFKSTNHQIVNADILQWIEEETKNPNRERYDLIFLDPPTFSNSKKMREEWDVQTKHRNLLLLLLTKFLSDNGEIWFSTNFRKFKMEVVDEEWNERGFLCINRTKESIPADFRDEKIHQLFCIKPDSKN
- a CDS encoding motility protein A, with protein sequence MIHSTLLGILAAVLSVFVAILIEGASLRSFFHLPAMLLIVGGTLGATFASYSISQVTKAVRDTRFALSRKKERDLKLIFFRFWEKARKDGLLSLEDEAKKLDNPFLQKGIQLIVDGSDPRTIEEILWEAHEEEEKNDMKSAKVFETAAGFSPTVGIIGTVLGLVTVLENLDGGTKVLGQGIATAFIATFYGISFANLILLPISNQLKVVAKRESNERQAIMRGILSLQSGENRRILAERIDPFVKY